ttaaggtgtttttttcttttcaaaaatggtGTTCACAGGTCTATGATATCCCTTTCTGTAGGCCAGAAACAAAGGATAGTGCTCCCAATTCCTTCCTGGTTCCTCCCAAGAAGGGCAACCCTTTTGAAATGCATCCAGTGACTCATCCATATGGTTACAGTCCTAACCCCCACTGATGAAAGCCCATACGGGATTAAGATAGGGCAGAAGTGTCCTTCCTCACATAGGCATTTTCCTGCCCCTTAGAATCAATGAGAGACATTTTTAACGGCTaagaacagaaggaaaataaatgtgtGTCCTGCCCTGGCCAGTTAAGAGCCATAAGGAATTTAGAAAATAACGGACAACTTTCTAGTTCAATCCTTATTGTACTTAGAGTTTCTCTGTAATACAGTTGCAATCCTTTTGTATCTGCACATTTGAAtggaatttattttcttttactacTCAAAGCTGTGCTAGTTACACAAATTGAAATAACTatgtttaaaaattacattttcttgGATACTGGCATCCTCTGCGTAATAGCTTGCTAAAAGAGAAAAGATTATGAAACCCTGTCATTATTTACTTTTTATGTGTGTAGCCTCTTCCCCCAATGGATATTTGCATGAAAGCATTAACAGATTTAACATGTGTCTGTGTAAACATCAGGGGGGAAGTCAGCACTAGGAAATTGCCATGATTGGTGCGTTGGAGACTTCATCCAAATAGACTATTTACTGGAAATAACCAATTATTATACAGCTGTTCAGCATCGTTCTTCTACTAAAAGCaggtacacacacatgcacattcatATTAAAACTAGTGGGGGCAGGCGTTTATTTCACATAAAAATTATCTAAGAAATAATGGGAGCAAATGTCACCAGTTCTTTTGGGGTCCATCTCTAAAACCTCAGAGGAGGGTTGCAAATCCATTCTCATTCTGCCTCTCATTTAGATAACAACCATGTGTTCCCCCATAATTGTTTCCTAGGTAGTGAAGTGTGCTGGAGTAGGATTCTAAGTGTATTGTCCCTCAGGGAGCAAAGACCTTCATGAAAATGAAATGAGGATCTTGTTAGCTTATTCAGCGTGTGCAAAATTTTAACAAGGCACAAAACTGTGGCATAAGGAATTGTGCTCTGGttgccaaataatattttttttaaaaaactaaggaAGTCAAATCTTCTTGCTCTGATAGGCAATTGTAACATCTCAAGAttaattttagcattaaaatgaGGTAATTGCAGCACTTAGAAATTTATCAAAACCCTGAGGCAGATCAATGAGAAGGCTTTGAAAAGGGTAATTGTACCTGCATGGGGAAGATTACTGCTGTAATAGTATTAACTATCCCAATTAAGGAACAGGGAATTGAGGTGCAATTTGTTAATATTACTACCATTCTCAGAAGAAGTGGTTAAAAATCTAAGAtataaattgctttgtttttatcgCTATTATATCATGATTATTTAATTACTTGAGCTATTCTAACTAAAATACACCTAGGTTTTTATAAAGTAATTGTAgtattatatatttttctctcccttcagcATATCAAGGGAGAAGAAATCAATTTCCAATGCCACAAGGCCACTTTGAATTATATGCAGGACGATTAttctaaaacaacaaaaactgttTCTCAACAAATAACACATTTCTTATAGCACAAGCTTTTGTAAGCCAGAAAGTACTGTAATTGATCAGATTGAGGAAGACAATTATTATACCAGTTCTGACCCAATACAATAATtttgttagcctttaaagtgtTGCAGGAGCTTTGGTCTTAGTTGTTTGTCCTtaaaatgccacaagactctttgcaaCAACTGGTCGCCTTGCTTATTCCTTTGGGATATGGTTATGTAGATACCGCAATGTGAAGCATCCTCCAAAAACAGCATGTAAGGTTTAttctgttggagttatttcaatcTTGTCCGTTGCCTtaataggtttggctgggagggacatttctggggTGTCAATCAGTCCAGCAGTAACCAGTTTCCAGCCCCTGATTTCAAAGAGGGCCATACACTCTGcctgttttcccctctcttttagtCTGCTAGCAGCTGTTAGTGTGCAGTAAGAATATAGTCTGCAAGAGTCTACAAGAAGCATTCAGAGTAGTCTGTTGAAGACTGTTGCTTTAAACAGTCATTTTTGTACTTTATACTGTTTAGATCTGTGCAGCTGTGAGTACAtgaaatctttttaatttttttctcttaccaACATATCAAAGtgcatttttgagactgtaagtgctagcTGATAAGAACAAAAGGAGTAGTCTGCTCTGAGTAGAAGTGAACCCAATTCTACTCTgaaagtccctgcacttctgctgcacaactagaggtttttaaccaaaattcaaaactctgcaacatattcTTTTTCACTGGTAAATAAACAATAACAGAGCTCTTGATCATTTACTGTCTGTATTGCAAGAAGATAGGAGGTGATTCTGTGTTCACAGTCAAGCAGGAGTGAATGTTTCTTTCgctgggatttgtttgtttgtttttccaggtaAAAGCCAGACATATATTTTGGTAGAGATCCAGTAATAagccataactagagtaggcccaatttaatcaatggggatttaataaactcctccataagttccattgatcctgtgggcctattctagttttgacttacaactgaatttcagccatagttGTTCAAGCTGTCTTctggttggggaattctgagaggtgtaggtcaaaaaagtaactttgccaagctctagatcaaggtaaaggttccccttgacatttagtccagtagtgtttgactctagggggcagtgctcatccccatctccaagccgtagagccaacgtttgtccatagacagtttctgtggtcacgtggccagtgtgactagacactgttaccttcccaccgcggtggtacctatttacctactcacatttacatgctttcgaactgctaggtcggcaggactCTAGATCAAACTATGTAATAAATTCAGTGTCACTTTTTTCATAGCCATGGAATATGTGCTGTTGTACATAGTCGGAATAGGACAAGTCACACTGAAGTATACACTTTCTAGTTTCTTTCACACATGGAACTTTTGAAAAACACTTTTTCTTATGAGTCAAGCTGTGGCCAAAACTCTTAGTACACTTTCATTAATGTTTGGTAGAGTCACCAAAATGAAACGTGTTTCATTCAAGCAAAAACTGAACAACATTTAAGAAAGACACAGCTTTCACTGACTATGTTCAGAGGCAAATACGGTGCATGTTGTCCTGTGGATAAACTTGAGTGATGTTGCTTTAGGGCAGCCTTCCCCAATCTGACAGTCTTGAaatgttttgggctacaactctctGGAGGGGATGATGGGAAAGATAGTGTTGAATGGTAGTTCAAAACATTGGAAGTAGACTGGGTTTGGGAAAGTCGCTCTAAAGTaatgtaagagaaagaaaaatgggaacatgttccactacaaaaaaagtattttaaaaacatgtgtgCTACCTCCTATCCAGTGACCAGTCAGTTGTCGTGAATCCAGTGACATCTGCTGGCTTCAGCTTTTGACATCCAGacagtactaaaaaaaaaatccaacatttGAAGTTGTTGTGCCATTGCTAAAAGCTAAATCATGTGGTATACCAGACTGACTGGTTGGAGGTTAGAAGACGCCTACTATGCACCAGACTGCCGTGGCCATAAGAGCTTGTCTCACACACATGGATGATGATGTTCTATTACAACAGAAGTAAAAAATGGTTGTTTAGAAGGCCTATCAACTCACTGCAAAAGAGAAATTGAATTCAAGGAGCATTGGGCACTGCTATCTATTAATTATTATCTCttaattattcattattatttattattataattaatgaTTGGTAGAACTCAAACTGTCGTTAGGACTGAAGTCTTAAGATATTCTTGGTTTACCTTATAATGTAATTTGCTGTTTTGTGGTCCTgtgcaagaaaataaaagaaacctcTGAACTCACACATCCCTTCCAAAGTAAATTACTTGGTTTCTCCTATATTTGATAAAAATCATCTTCTCAAGTAACAAGCAATGGATTAACTCTGTTCAGTACTGAAACGGACTGTGATAGAGGGATCATCCTGACCATGCACCCAAATGGTTTGTTGAATTTGTTGTGAACTCGGTCTAGGTGTGTAGATTAAATGTAAGTTATTTCATACAGTTACTAATAGGAGCATGCGTTAAGTTGAGCTTACAGCATTGTGAACGTGTCATTTGAATCTTCCTTTCTTCACAGCTTTCTTCCTGTAATACACTTTGAGAGAGCTTAGAAGATTTCTTTGACCATTTTTGGGTAGAACGTTGGTAGCAATGTGCACTTTTAATTAACTGTTATACCATCCATTAACCTGAGAAAGCTGAGATAACAGGAAAAGAATGAAATCATATATTCTGGAAGCACATGAAGTTTGTAAAAGTAATGTTCTCCCTGGgtctttatttttagaatgacaTATGGCCAGAGATGTTCTCTGTATTGCTTGCTGCAATtaatctttctgttcttttgatTAATTGCTGACATATACTGTATTCCTCCTCATTTTTGACCTCAGTGCTTTCTGTGTCCCTTAGCAGAGAGTGCAACAGGCTGTTGATGATGACATATAGAAATATCAGGTCCTATTCATTTTCGGATAAGGTTAATGGATTAGAGTAACTAATCATGCTTGGTCTAACTTATCCCATTCTGTTCTTTCCACCCAAATGCACACACACTTACGCAACCCCCTCAAAAAACCACCCCTCCTTAGCCCTGAGTTATCAATATTTTTCTGCTGTTTTGTTATGATTACCCGCACTTGCTTACTTGCACAGTGAATCCATTGACTGCGTTTTCTCTTAAACAGCTTGCTATAAATGGAAAAACGGCAGCAGCTGAGTTGGTATGGGGACCAGCGTATTCGTTCCCAAAACATTTCACACAGCTCTGACTACACAGATACAAAAAAAATTGGTGGGAAGGCAATGACTGTGTCAGCCAGTAATAATTACTCCAGTTTGTAACAGCCATTTTAATGGCTTGTAGCAAATCACTGCTTTTGTGGAGAAACTTTATGGAAAACCTGACTATCCTTTACTGCAGGGGTGGGGAACAGCAAAGAGGATAGTTTTCCTCAGCTCTGAAGAAATTTTTTTTTAGCTAGCAAGCACTTCCTGCATGCAGCAGTGTGTCCCTTGAAACCATGCTAGCTTACTAAAAACTACTGCTGCCAGCAGGTGAatctggtgaccctttccaagaaATGGCATTGACTGGCTACTGTTTCATTATATAAACTTTCCTGGATCCTGGAGAACTTGATATTGCAACATCCAGCATACAGTATTACTAGAGCAACTGAAAATAGAAAAGCTGATTCATACAGTACATGCTGGAAGATGCTGTGGACCACAAATCTGTTTGATCGCTGCTGGGAAgaatgttgcttagcatagagcTTAACAACAGTCTGAAGCTAAGGAGAATTATTTCCAGAAAGGTTACCTTACACATGTAATTGCATGTGAAAAGTTATGCAGGCATCAGTTCACAAAAGGTTATTATTGCCACTATTATTATCTTGTATATCTTGCCTGTTCTTCTGTGAAGCTGAGAGGATGTGTATGGCTCTCCTTCTTCACCTGCTGTTCTCACAACCCTGATGGAGGCTGAGAGAATGTGACTGGTTCAGCATCAGCCAGTGAATTTTATGGTTTAAGGATTTGTCCATTATCAAATTTTAAAACAGGGACAGAAATGGTCATTGTTAAAGGAGCACTTTTCACCAAGTCAGTCATTTTATCAAAGGCAACATCTTTAATCAGTTTCAGCTTTGCAGAGGGAACATATACAATTTAGCAACAAGAGCCAAAAAGCACTGGGGAAAAAATGCCACACAGGTATACATAAAACTAATACAGAAATGCAGATTAACTGTGTAGCTGTGGAAGAAGATTGTTTTCTAACAAAACTAATATGAAACTGGAAAATTCCAGGGTGGAATATATAGCATAAGAATTTCTCTCTGAGTCACAATAGTATATTACAAGGAAATGCTAATAGTATGCATAGCACTCTTTCAATCTACAATTGTAGAAGCTTGTACAAAGCAATTGCTTTTTATCTTTATCCATTATTTCTGAGAAGAAAAGCTAGTACATTCTCACCTTCAAAATCATGGAATTATCTTTGCATCTATTTTCACTTCACCCAAATCTTATTTCGGCCTTCATTTTAAGGCATTCTATGAGGTTTGTCCTCTTTTCATTTCTCCCATCTCCTTAATCTCAACTTTCTCATACTTCCCAGTCCTTCGTCTCCTGGTAAGCACAAGTGCTGTAGTCCCAGTAATAAAGGCCAAGACAATGACCACCACGACCGCAATAATGCCAGCTGTCAGACGTTTCATAGAAAACTCTGGTGGCTTTTCATCAATGTAGTAGATTAGGATCTCTTCAATATCTAGAGGTTCTCCTTTGACAGAGAGATTAAATGCATTACTAGAAGGAAAAGGGGAGTCACGCTTGATGTCTTTTTCGAAGTAATAGGCTACATCTGCAATATCGACATCTCCGTAAGACTTCTGTGTATTGCTCTGTTTCAAGTCAATCTGAATGAATGGATGCTCATACTTGATATCTGGGATGAAATTCTGGCGGAGCATATACCGGTTCTGAATGAATTGTCGCAGACTATTTTCCACTTCAGTCTCTAGGAAGGCAGATTCTTGTTCTTTGCGCTTTAGTTCAATTATAATCCAGTTTGTTCTGACAAGCTCATTGCATCTCATATTTTTATCACCCTTGTCAGTTCTCCTTACCCCAGCACTGTTCACGCACCAACAAGTCTCGGTATTATTGCACTGACGGGCTTTGAAGGTGCCATTGGCATCACAGTCTGGATCATAAAGTCCATCATTGTCCAGGAAAGCATGCTCTGGCTTCCCCCAAACACGGGGTTTCATGGTCCTTATTTCAGCCTTCATTAGCAGACATTTTGAAGTCAATGTTGAACAGTCGACTCTTTGGTTTGAACCCAGTGCCTTGCAGATACAGCTGCCCGAGTCCATGTCACAAAACGTCCGCTTGTTTGTTGGACACATGCAAGCATTCTGGGCTGATGATCCAGCGACAAGCATCAAAAACAGTGCAGCCCTCAAAGTAGACTCCATGAGTGTGTAAAGGTTGAGGCGAAGAAGTCTTTAAGGAGAGACAGGTGACTTTAGCACCCTGAAGATGAAGCCCATCCACAGCAAAAGCTTCCCAGTTTCTGTGTGACAGGGTGCACCTGTTCCTTCTTTTTCTAAGTTAGTAGCAGACCTGCCCATCTGGTTTGACTGGTGACTCACAAGCAAAAACAGGTTGATGATGAGATGACACATAAGACCAAAAGCAGTGCACCTTCTTCACTTAGGGAGTGGTAGTTGTTCTCTGTTGCCTGCCtacctttctttcctcccactgAATGAGGAAGCACAATAATTCAGAAATAAGAGAAACCAATACAGCAATTTAAGCTCTTGGCAAGTCGGAATATGCCTCCCTCACAGGGTGAGCCATAACCCCATTCACCCATTTCCTGTTGGCTACCTGCACACGAACAGCCTCATGACAACGTCCAGGGCAGATTCCAAACAAGGAATACAAACACCAAGCCCAATTATCAGTATACATGGCAGACAGGATGGAAGAAGACAGAGTACAaactgttctcttttttaaaaaacaatatgcCGTATTGTGGATCGAAGACTCCATGTTTGAAGGTGAGCGGCTCAAGCATCTCAATTGCTACTCCATTAAACAATCATCAGGGGATGCTGAATGCCAATTCTGGGAGCAGAACTTCCTATCTCTAATCTGAGATAACCAACGGGGCCATACTAACACAGTTAGTATggacttcttttccttttgtgctcATGTGTGAAAAACACTTCACATTACATTTTTGTTGGACATCTTTGGTGTATATTTTGAAAGTGTAAATCTAGAAACGTTTATTTAAATTTGGCAGACAGTGTACCCTGGAAGCGCATTCAACAAGAAGTTACAAGCTTATAAACAATCTGGGCTACCAGGATTTCTTTCCATTGTCCTCCGTTGTAATCCTCCAAACCTGCCCAGTCTACATAGCAAAGGCCAAAGGTCCTAAGCCTGTTTTTTAGACACCACATTGTGCCATGGTGTAGTTTGCTATCTGTGATTTAAATTAACCTCTtctgtagtgttttttttattatttttatttttccagtgcAATCTGAAACCATTCCCATTTCACATCATGGATGACGAAACTGTTCCTCTcattggaaacattttttttcttttttgtggatgGTCTGTCCCTAACCTGCTCCTCCGAGATGTCTCAACTTTAGCTTAAGCCATTTGTACACAAGGCCGTTTTCACATTGGCATTGCAAATTTAACACAGAATGATTGACGCCATGATTGGAAATTTGGAGAGGTATCATGCAATAAAAATTCTACAGGTGCTATCCGATCAGATGTAGGCATTACGATCCAAAGAGCAGACATACCTGCTCTATAGACTAGTTAGATCATCATTCTTTTTCCCTAAGGAGACATGGGAACACGGTGAAGGCTGGACATATTAAATATGTGAAAAATTCTGGAAAAGACTGCCTGACTGAGCTACTGGTTAGGGTCTCAGATTAAAAGGGACATCTGTCTGTCTAGCCATCCGTCCATCTATCTATCAATCTGCGCAATGGAACCTCTTATACAGGGCATAGCATAGAGCCTTAAACTGCAACAGGATACACTGTCTCCCTTCCCCAGTCCCCATCCACACATTATTCTGAATGTACCATATCTGGAGTCAAAGAAATGCATTTGGAGCTCGACAGGCATGGAATGAAATttctattttcttcctttctttggcaTGCCTTTAGCCCCCTCCAAGGACTGCTTCTGAAAATCTGGGAAGCCGCCTTTGAGCTGCCAGCAGGGCTGGCCACTGAGGGTTGCAACTTGCATGAGAAGCTGGGCAGCCATATATGTATCCCCAAATAACTGTTTTCACACGAATACTAGAAGCACACCTTCCAAGGACAAGGCCAGTCCAATGGAACATTGGTGTTGGAGGTGTGGTGAGCAGGCATGGCCCCGTTCCCGCAGCATATGTTCACAAAACGTGGGGAACACCGAGTGAACAGCTCCACTTGGTTTCTCaatcacatactgtacatacatccAGTTATCTGAAGCAGGACTAACAGAATACAGTGATTTTAAGGACAGGCCGATTTgtccaaatacagtatatgaatagcATGTGTGTGCCCTGCTTTCCTGCAAAGGGTGCTGAAGATGGCACACAGCAACCAAACTGGTGATGAGTCTAGAAGGCAAGTCACATAAAGAGCACTGAATAAAGACCTGAAAGGCTGCCATGCACAAGATGGAGATTTTGTCACAGTTGTTCCAGAGGCCAGGCTAGATATTGTAGAAGATCAAATTTTGGCttaacttcgggggggggggagtatatcCTACCAGTAAAATATCAGACACCAGAATATTTTGTTTTAGGAGATGGGGGTTCTACTTTGTTGGAGATAATTAACAGAGGCTAGATCAATGTGACAGCTGCATTCTGCACTGTAGTAGCTGCATTGGACAgttggctggacttgatgatctccaAGACTCCCCGCAATGCTACATGGAGGGAATGGCCTGAAAGAGGCTATGTTTCCCTGTGCCACTGAAGACAGAGGAAAACAGCCCCACAAAAGTGGAGATAGCATTATGGGTTGGCTTCAGGGAAGTATATTTCCATTCCCTGTTGCTACTGGATAAATTTATGTGCACATGCGTATGTACCCCCAACTTGTCAGGCTGCGATTCTGTATACACTTACCTGGGATTAACCTCATTTTCAGCAGATATGTCCAGGACTGCACTGTACAAGGCCTATCTCCCAACAATTGCAATGGACAAGCACAGAAAATCTTACAGTAGTTTTCTTAGACTTTACAAAGATTGACCTGTACAAAATCATTTTCCCACAAATCTGTCGAGCCTTTTCTGCTGCATTCCAATAATCTTTTCACTAAAACATTCTGCctctttttacaaaaaaaaaaagacagcaggtAAACCACTTTAAGTTGTAAGTTAATTCCTAGAATATCTatcactgttgcttccttttaATACTGCTCATAGATGTAGTGTTGCTTGAGTGCATACTTCCAGAAGGTGTGATTCTTGCTACTATCAAAGCATTCCatagacatacagtatttgtttcgcAGGTTGCAACATGTTTAAGAAATCAGTAGAAAACTGGGGTGGGTCCAGGAAATGGCATGGAAACACCAGGCAAAATTTGTAAGGGTTCTGAGAAAGGCAGGTGGCATATTGAGGAGTGAATACTAGAAGCAGCAGGGCTGATTTTTAGAAGAGAGTAGCTTCCAAATTGATCCACCATTATCCTCACAATTGGCCTGCATGCAAGACTACTCTACTCGTGTAGCAGAATTAAGAAGTATGTACTAAGGTGGCCTGCATTGCTGCAAGCAGGTCTTCTGTGTTAAAAACTCATTGATAAAAGAAACACTGCATGATCTTAAGAAGAAAATAATTAGTCAATTGTTGTGTTTCTAGCACTTGGGGGCACCTCACCCTAAAATCTGGGGGTGAGACTACACCATTGCTTGATCCATGAGCCACAGAGAAACAGAGAATTCCTTTCTTCCTATTTCATCTAGTAATTTAAAATCTCAAACTCACTTGCTGTATCGAAGAAAATAGTTAGACTGTGTTTTCTTTGGGATTTGCCCAGAGTGTGTTCTTAACTTGAATTACAgcggaccctcaacttacagacggctcgacttacagacttttcgagttacagacttctctggccgcaaaatttaggttcgacttgcagccagagaatcggcctacagaccagaaaaaaacccaaatggaacaaaaatggaacaaaaacagccagttacaagattaattgattttcaatgcattgtaggtcaatggagactcgacctacagacttttcgacctgcagccaccattccaatacggattaattccgtaagtagagggtccactgtagaatgcGTGGTTCGCTGTAAATGACTGCCAAATTGCTTTAGTAGGAACCCATGTTGATTACCAGCTGATGCATCATTTATCTTATCCTAACTTCAATCTGAACGCAACTGCCTTCTCTTTTGAAAGGTGTAGGTGAAGTTTAGACAGGAACTAGATGGCAcccattcttttctctttttttcacgtCACTTAAGAAGTTGCGGGAACCACCTTTCATTAGTGTTTCTAACATTAAATTGCATAGGTTCAGGATTACAGCATCTGCTTTGACCATATGCAGGGAAGACAAAGTAGCTTTTAACAGTGTCATTCATTTCTTTGCACCCTTAATTATAGGTCTTCCAGCCCGCCCACCCACACTTTATAGACAAAACAGGCAATTGAAAATTTGatcatgttttaaaacatatactgtatatatatatcattGAACCATTTCGCCTGACTTCTCCGTCGTACTGTTTCTTAGTTCACCTACATCAAGTGAGATTATTTAAAGAGTCATTGCAATTCATCTCCATGTACGTTTATACTCTGTTACCTCTTCCAGTCTCCTTCAAATTCACTGATGTTAAACAAAGAATCTTTTTATTATCAGATAAGTTACCAATATAGAAACGGGGCGTTATCCAGATTGATACTGAAGTGTAAGAGAAACAGGAAGGTGCTGTGAATTTTGCCAGCTTAATTACTGTGAATGACAAACTCATCAATAGGCAACTGAGTCCTTGATAACACAGAACTTCATTCCACCCTTTCAAAGTTGACACCCTCTGTTCAAAATGAGATGCCAGAAAAAGTTTGGAGTCAGTTTTGGAGTTTAAATTTTGTTAGGAGGTGGGATGGTGGGGGCAGAGGTCATAAGGACAAAAAAATCTCAACTATATATTTCAGCAATATTTTAATTAGCCAAAGTTCAAAATATGTGCAGGCTTTCAAATTGTTTAGATGCCTTCATCAATCAAAACACTGTAAAATCAGACATGGGGAGAGAAGGCCAGCACAAAGCGGGAGGCGTTATCTTTAGGTCATATTGCAATGAAGTGGATTTTGCTAAAAGAATGTGTATCGTTTTAAGTAGAATCTAAAACTAGAGTGCAGCCTTGGAATTGGAACAAGAACAAACTGCCTGGCTCAGATTTAAACTGGGGATGGGGTGGCATCAACTGTCTAcactaaaaaaaatctgcatagtTCAGGAGTATGAAACTTGCCTCCTCTTCCACTTTACCTCCCAGGTTTGTTTCCCTAGCCCAGCTCCAATATTAGCAGGGATCTATAAAGGCTGTAcagcatattgtctccctgcttatttaacttatatgcagaatacatcatgcggaaggctggactggaggaatcccaaaccagaattaagattgccggaagaaatatcaacaacctccgatatgcagacgataccactctgatggcagaaactgaggaggaattaaagaatctcttaatgagggcgaaagaggagagcgcaaaaaatggtctgaagctcaaccccAATTCACATAAGCACATTTCTGCACCATACATGTACAATGTGTGGTTGCCCAGTGGAATTCTGACTGGGGAGACAAGCATAGGAATAAAGTCAGCCACTAAAGATGGGCGCTATcggccagttcagtggttcatgttgttttgtttttcatccaaACAGTTGTTCAGCACtccccagctctgcctcctctagacacttgtgtgccatcaagtcgattcaaACTTATGCcatccctttccagggtttt
This sequence is a window from Pogona vitticeps strain Pit_001003342236 chromosome 4, PviZW2.1, whole genome shotgun sequence. Protein-coding genes within it:
- the TACSTD2 gene encoding tumor-associated calcium signal transducer 2, translating into MESTLRAALFLMLVAGSSAQNACMCPTNKRTFCDMDSGSCICKALGSNQRVDCSTLTSKCLLMKAEIRTMKPRVWGKPEHAFLDNDGLYDPDCDANGTFKARQCNNTETCWCVNSAGVRRTDKGDKNMRCNELVRTNWIIIELKRKEQESAFLETEVENSLRQFIQNRYMLRQNFIPDIKYEHPFIQIDLKQSNTQKSYGDVDIADVAYYFEKDIKRDSPFPSSNAFNLSVKGEPLDIEEILIYYIDEKPPEFSMKRLTAGIIAVVVVIVLAFITGTTALVLTRRRRTGKYEKVEIKEMGEMKRGQTS